A single genomic interval of Rhizobium binae harbors:
- the tssE gene encoding type VI secretion system baseplate subunit TssE codes for MVIAKWNLIQPSLLDRLTDDAPRATFESANFYNFSLSKMQALILRDVSWLLNATQLAATIDLRSYPHVEASTLNYGVRALAAVESLDANDLGQEIAYSLQLFEPRLLAETVKVTPLPDAHSSGPFGFRIEADLWAQPVPLRIVMRTDVDGGRGIVRIVETTSERN; via the coding sequence ATGGTCATTGCCAAGTGGAATTTGATTCAGCCATCGCTTCTCGACCGGCTAACGGACGACGCGCCGCGCGCTACGTTCGAATCGGCAAACTTTTACAATTTCTCGCTCAGCAAGATGCAAGCGCTGATCCTGCGTGACGTGTCCTGGCTGCTTAACGCAACTCAGTTGGCCGCAACCATAGACCTCCGGTCTTATCCCCACGTTGAAGCCAGCACCCTCAATTACGGAGTCCGCGCTCTTGCCGCGGTCGAAAGTCTCGACGCAAACGACTTAGGACAGGAGATCGCCTATAGTTTGCAACTTTTCGAACCTCGTCTCCTCGCGGAAACCGTCAAGGTTACACCGCTGCCTGACGCTCATAGTAGCGGCCCTTTTGGGTTTAGAATTGAGGCTGACCTCTGGGCGCAGCCAGTGCCGCTGCGGATCGTAATGCGTACTGACGTTGATGGAGGACGTGGGATCGTTCGCATTGTCGAAACTACCTCGGAGCGGAACTGA
- a CDS encoding type VI secretion system tube protein Hcp, protein MAFDAVMSFTQASKDGIQPKGESIILKDGITLGDQWSFSLENKLNIGPHTSGAGSGKAEFEVFTIKKQVDNSSAPLYVACGRGAHFNNVDLKLFKSTGAGRATASSNLFLHWSFNMLAIEKVEWAHAEDAPEETITFRFGACKIIYYGQDDKGVLTKSGEGIWNQIANSTDFNRLVA, encoded by the coding sequence ATGGCATTCGATGCAGTCATGAGCTTCACGCAAGCGTCTAAAGACGGAATCCAGCCGAAGGGGGAGTCCATTATCCTAAAGGATGGCATCACGCTTGGCGACCAATGGAGCTTCTCGCTCGAGAACAAGCTCAATATCGGTCCACACACCTCGGGCGCTGGGTCCGGTAAGGCCGAGTTTGAAGTCTTCACCATTAAGAAGCAGGTGGATAACTCCTCTGCCCCCCTGTATGTAGCATGTGGCCGCGGTGCCCATTTCAACAACGTTGATCTAAAGCTATTCAAGTCGACTGGCGCCGGACGGGCGACGGCCTCGTCGAACCTATTCCTGCACTGGAGTTTCAACATGCTGGCGATCGAGAAGGTCGAGTGGGCACATGCGGAGGACGCCCCGGAGGAGACGATTACCTTCCGATTCGGCGCCTGCAAGATCATCTACTACGGGCAGGACGATAAAGGTGTTCTTACGAAATCTGGGGAGGGTATTTGGAATCAAATCGCCAACAGTACGGACTTCAACAGGCTTGTCGCATGA